The Alteromonas stellipolaris genome includes a region encoding these proteins:
- the msrP gene encoding protein-methionine-sulfoxide reductase catalytic subunit MsrP, which produces MSKPFKPSVKLTDNHVTHENVYLNRRTLLKSLGFVGASALLSNSANAAGWFWEDDEEQAAAFKTQALKFSQPEKYQISETQTPESKAISYNNFYEFGTAKDEPVKNAQEFDTSEWTLKVDGLVNKPLTLNLDDLTKRFPLEERIYRLRCVEAWSMVIPWIGYELGALLKAADPLSSAKYVAFETLYEPKQMPGQRNRFLGGGIEYPYVEGLRLDEAMHPLTLMSVGLYGKTLPPQNGAPVRLVVPWKYGFKSIKSIVRIRLTDKQPPTTWNRLASNEYGFYANVNPDVSHPRWSQASERRITTGGLLSRNRIPTEMYNGYSEVAPLYANMDLSRHF; this is translated from the coding sequence CAGTAAAGCTAACCGACAATCATGTAACCCATGAAAATGTTTACCTTAATCGTCGTACGTTACTAAAGTCTCTTGGCTTTGTCGGTGCTTCCGCGTTGCTTTCAAACTCTGCAAATGCAGCGGGGTGGTTTTGGGAAGACGATGAAGAACAAGCCGCGGCATTCAAAACCCAAGCGCTTAAATTTAGTCAGCCTGAAAAGTACCAAATTAGCGAAACCCAAACCCCAGAATCCAAAGCGATTTCTTATAATAACTTTTATGAGTTTGGCACTGCCAAAGATGAGCCGGTTAAAAACGCGCAAGAATTCGATACATCTGAGTGGACATTAAAAGTCGATGGGCTGGTGAACAAACCACTCACGCTGAATCTTGATGATCTAACGAAACGTTTTCCACTTGAAGAGCGAATCTATCGTCTTCGCTGTGTAGAAGCCTGGTCTATGGTTATTCCTTGGATTGGTTATGAGTTAGGCGCTTTGTTAAAAGCGGCTGATCCTCTTTCGTCAGCTAAATATGTGGCCTTTGAAACCTTATACGAGCCCAAGCAAATGCCAGGTCAGCGAAACCGCTTCCTTGGTGGTGGAATTGAATACCCTTATGTTGAAGGTCTGCGTTTAGATGAAGCTATGCACCCACTTACCCTAATGTCGGTAGGGTTGTATGGTAAAACCCTTCCGCCACAAAATGGCGCGCCTGTTCGTTTAGTGGTGCCATGGAAATACGGTTTTAAAAGTATTAAGTCGATTGTGCGCATTCGATTGACCGATAAACAGCCCCCTACTACGTGGAACCGTTTAGCGTCTAACGAATATGGCTTTTACGCTAATGTGAACCCAGATGTATCACACCCTCGTTGGAGCCAAGCTAGCGAACGCCGTATTACCACCGGTGGCTTGCTATCACGTAATAGAATACCTACCGAAATGTACAATGGTTACAGCGAAGTGGCGCCGCTTTATGCCAACATGGATTTAAGCCGTCACTTCTAA
- a CDS encoding sulfite oxidase heme-binding subunit YedZ — translation MKLFKKPVRVSNLARRSLKGVIHLLALGYLVGLFYAGVTDNLGPDPVDTLLNETGIWAIHLLLITLMLSPLAKILPSPEPIKFRRMLGIYSFVYALSHFATYILFELQLDMSLIATELVKRPYIVVGLAALLLLFVLTITSFQKIRRSMGKRWQVLHNSIYLIVPLALLHFSWSQKTIWQEPIWYWLFAFVLLFNRIKGLVTTALKKHSRSKNRKHAT, via the coding sequence ATGAAATTATTTAAAAAACCAGTTCGTGTTTCAAATTTAGCTCGCAGGTCATTAAAAGGTGTCATTCACTTACTGGCACTTGGGTATCTCGTTGGCCTTTTTTACGCGGGCGTAACCGATAATTTGGGCCCCGATCCTGTTGATACCTTGCTGAATGAAACCGGTATATGGGCAATACACCTTTTGCTTATTACGCTGATGTTGAGTCCATTAGCAAAAATACTGCCTAGCCCTGAGCCAATTAAGTTTAGGCGAATGCTAGGGATATATAGCTTTGTCTATGCGTTGTCACATTTTGCGACTTACATTCTATTCGAATTGCAACTGGACATGAGTTTGATTGCTACCGAGCTGGTTAAGCGCCCCTATATTGTAGTAGGGCTAGCCGCCTTGCTTTTACTCTTCGTATTAACAATAACGTCTTTTCAAAAAATACGTCGAAGCATGGGTAAGCGTTGGCAGGTTTTACACAACAGTATTTATTTGATAGTACCTTTGGCGTTGCTTCATTTTTCGTGGTCACAAAAAACAATATGGCAAGAACCCATATGGTATTGGCTGTTTGCCTTTGTATTGTTATTCAACCGAATTAAAGGATTGGTGACTACAGCGCTTAAAAAGCATTCTCGCAGTAAAAATCGGAAACACGCGACTTAG
- a CDS encoding YqaA family protein, with product MFVSAFLAATILPLSSELVLTTLALSGSSALVLLVVASLGNILGSIVNYVLGFRYGQLVATKLLRVSHVTFMRAEVMYRKWGKWSLLLAWVPVIGDPLTLLAGTLRTRFWFFVLIVGISKTARYAALLFFITR from the coding sequence ATGTTTGTTTCAGCATTTCTTGCCGCCACAATATTACCTTTAAGTTCTGAGCTTGTATTAACCACCTTGGCGCTAAGCGGTTCTTCTGCATTAGTTTTACTAGTCGTTGCATCTTTAGGCAATATATTGGGCTCAATCGTCAATTACGTATTGGGCTTTCGCTACGGCCAATTGGTAGCAACTAAATTACTGCGCGTTTCCCACGTTACCTTTATGCGGGCCGAAGTCATGTATAGGAAATGGGGGAAATGGTCTTTACTATTGGCCTGGGTGCCAGTCATTGGCGACCCATTAACTCTGTTAGCCGGTACCTTACGTACGCGTTTTTGGTTTTTCGTATTGATAGTAGGAATTAGCAAAACAGCGCGATATGCCGCGCTGTTATTTTTTATCACTCGCTAA